The following coding sequences are from one Bradyrhizobium sp. WSM471 window:
- a CDS encoding ABC transporter substrate-binding protein produces the protein MLFSRRLMLGFAIAGTLASALTFPALAEGPTEIDLFFPVPVDGKLARDMGTLIKEFNEGHPNIKATAVYTGSYDDTLIKTRASIKAGKPPAAVIMSANFLLDMQIENELTNLDPLIAADGTTKEQFLGQFFPALQGNAVINRSVYGVPFHNSTPLLYINADKAKEAGLDPSKPPQTWAELTDWAKKLTKREGDKVTQWGIAIPCAYDYCGWMMETLTMTNGGRYYNEEFGGEVYYDTPSMLGALTWWNDLVTKHKVHPPGATPGPAVSTSFISGNAAMMMLSTGSLTYVRDNAKFAYKVAFIPRNVRNAVPIGGASLIVPAGQEADKQKAAWTLIKWMTSPEKSGWWSRATGYFAPNMAAYKTPDMVEFLNKNPDAKTAVEQLDVAKPWFATYKTVPVRKTLEDEVMLVLNGKKQPKEALVAAQKAADETLKPYNAETSLKLP, from the coding sequence ATGCTGTTTTCCCGCAGGCTCATGCTTGGTTTTGCCATTGCAGGCACTTTGGCAAGCGCCCTCACCTTCCCGGCGCTGGCCGAAGGCCCGACCGAGATCGACCTGTTCTTCCCCGTCCCCGTCGACGGCAAGCTCGCCCGCGACATGGGCACCCTGATCAAGGAATTCAACGAGGGACATCCGAACATCAAGGCGACCGCCGTCTACACCGGTTCCTATGACGACACGCTGATCAAGACGCGCGCCTCGATCAAGGCCGGCAAGCCGCCGGCTGCGGTGATCATGTCGGCGAACTTTCTGCTCGATATGCAGATCGAGAACGAGCTCACAAACCTCGATCCCCTGATCGCCGCCGACGGCACCACCAAGGAGCAGTTTCTGGGCCAGTTCTTTCCGGCGCTGCAGGGCAACGCGGTGATCAACCGCTCGGTCTATGGCGTGCCATTCCATAATTCGACGCCGCTGCTCTACATCAATGCCGACAAGGCGAAGGAAGCGGGCCTCGATCCGAGCAAGCCGCCGCAGACCTGGGCCGAATTGACCGACTGGGCCAAGAAGCTCACCAAGCGCGAGGGTGACAAGGTGACCCAATGGGGTATCGCGATCCCCTGCGCCTACGACTATTGCGGCTGGATGATGGAAACCCTCACCATGACCAATGGCGGGCGCTACTACAACGAGGAGTTCGGCGGCGAGGTCTATTACGACACGCCCTCGATGCTGGGCGCGCTGACCTGGTGGAACGACCTCGTCACCAAGCACAAGGTTCACCCGCCCGGCGCGACGCCCGGCCCTGCCGTCAGCACCTCCTTCATCTCCGGCAACGCCGCAATGATGATGCTCTCGACGGGCTCGCTGACCTATGTGCGTGACAACGCCAAGTTCGCCTACAAGGTCGCCTTCATCCCGCGCAACGTCCGCAACGCCGTGCCGATCGGCGGCGCCTCGCTGATCGTTCCCGCGGGACAGGAAGCCGACAAGCAGAAGGCCGCCTGGACCCTGATCAAGTGGATGACCTCGCCCGAGAAGAGCGGCTGGTGGAGCCGCGCCACCGGCTATTTCGCGCCCAACATGGCCGCCTACAAGACGCCTGACATGGTCGAATTCCTGAACAAGAACCCGGACGCCAAGACCGCCGTCGAGCAGCTCGACGTCGCCAAGCCCTGGTTCGCGACCTACAAGACCGTGCCGGTGCGCAAGACGCTGGAGGACGAGGTGATGCTGGTTCTCAACGGCAAGAAGCAGCCGAAGGAAGCCCTCGTCGCCGCCCAGAAGGCCGCCGACGAGACGCTCAAGCCGTACAACGCGGAGACGTCGCTGAAGCTGCCGTAA
- a CDS encoding carbohydrate ABC transporter permease has protein sequence MRLFDRLFRDAPLATRREITPKLGFALTVLLAVVWLIPFLWMGVATLRPASDGINLMAELMPSLKPTLDNVRDAWDIGDFPRYTLNTIIICTGILLVQVFTITLAGFAFARLDFAGKSLIFYLFLMQLMLVPVLLIVPNLSLVAQLGLYDTLTGVMMPFFASAFGTFLMRQAFEAIPTELEDAALIDGASLLQRIRHIYVPLSMPSFSAFAIISVTSHWNDFLWPLMVINSPDKRPLTVGLSVFTATAEGTQAWGTIAAGTLMVIAPLLVTFLIFQKRFISSFVTSGIK, from the coding sequence ATGAGGCTGTTCGACCGTCTGTTCAGGGACGCCCCGCTCGCCACCCGCCGGGAGATCACGCCAAAGCTCGGCTTTGCGCTGACCGTGCTGCTCGCGGTGGTCTGGCTGATCCCGTTCCTGTGGATGGGTGTGGCGACGCTGCGCCCGGCATCCGACGGCATCAACCTCATGGCCGAGCTGATGCCGAGCCTGAAGCCGACGCTCGACAACGTCAGGGACGCCTGGGACATCGGCGATTTCCCGCGCTACACCCTCAACACCATCATCATCTGCACCGGCATTCTCCTGGTGCAGGTCTTCACGATCACACTGGCGGGCTTTGCCTTTGCGCGGCTCGACTTCGCCGGAAAATCGCTGATCTTCTATCTGTTCCTGATGCAGCTGATGCTGGTGCCGGTGCTGCTGATCGTGCCAAATTTGAGCCTGGTGGCGCAGCTCGGCCTCTACGACACGCTCACCGGCGTGATGATGCCGTTCTTCGCTTCCGCCTTCGGCACCTTCCTGATGCGGCAAGCGTTCGAGGCGATACCGACCGAGCTGGAAGACGCTGCCCTGATCGACGGCGCCAGCCTGCTCCAGCGCATCCGCCACATCTACGTGCCGCTGTCGATGCCGAGCTTCTCGGCCTTTGCCATCATCTCCGTGACCAGCCATTGGAACGACTTCCTGTGGCCGCTGATGGTGATCAATTCGCCGGACAAGCGGCCGCTCACGGTCGGGCTCTCCGTGTTCACCGCGACCGCGGAAGGCACGCAGGCCTGGGGCACCATTGCCGCGGGCACGCTGATGGTGATCGCGCCGCTGCTCGTCACCTTCCTGATCTTCCAGAAACGCTTCATCAGCTCTTTCGTCACCTCAGGCATCAAATAG
- a CDS encoding carbohydrate ABC transporter permease: protein MSFAEPAALPVAASAAPRLRVLKRFSHRFKTSLPAYLLLLPSLVFLALFTYGAMGRVLVDALYQRATPRAPVRFVGLDNIAAVLADPAFTGAVVNNLVYAVGTAVPSIALALLFALALARTNAVTSALRAALFLPVLIPMVAASALFLFIFLPNVGLLDYYIGSLLPVLPNWLGDSDIALYAIMVITIWKNAGYYMLFFLAGLQAVPEDVMEAAHLDGAGPYQRLRHIILPELKPTFLFVTVIATLNAVTQVDHVFVMTKGGPSNATNLVLFYIYQQAVEHYDIGKASAATLLTLAALMGLTALSFRTMANREGGS from the coding sequence ATGAGCTTCGCAGAACCCGCGGCTCTCCCGGTCGCGGCCTCGGCGGCGCCGCGCCTGCGTGTCCTGAAGCGGTTCTCTCACCGCTTCAAGACCTCGCTGCCGGCCTATCTCCTGCTGCTGCCCTCGCTCGTCTTCCTCGCGCTGTTCACCTATGGTGCGATGGGCCGCGTGCTCGTCGACGCGCTGTACCAGCGCGCCACGCCCAGGGCGCCGGTCCGTTTCGTCGGTCTCGACAACATCGCAGCGGTGCTTGCGGATCCCGCCTTCACCGGCGCGGTCGTCAACAATCTCGTCTATGCCGTCGGCACCGCGGTCCCGAGCATCGCCCTCGCATTGCTGTTCGCGCTGGCGCTGGCGCGCACCAACGCCGTCACCAGTGCGCTGCGCGCCGCGCTGTTTTTGCCGGTGCTGATTCCGATGGTCGCGGCCTCCGCGCTATTCCTGTTCATCTTCCTGCCCAATGTCGGGCTGCTCGACTATTACATCGGCAGCCTGCTTCCGGTGCTGCCGAACTGGCTCGGCGATTCCGACATCGCGCTTTACGCGATCATGGTCATCACGATCTGGAAGAACGCCGGCTACTACATGCTGTTCTTCCTGGCCGGCCTCCAGGCGGTGCCGGAAGATGTCATGGAAGCCGCCCATCTCGACGGCGCCGGGCCGTACCAGCGGCTGCGCCACATCATCTTGCCGGAGCTCAAGCCCACCTTCCTGTTCGTCACGGTCATCGCCACACTCAACGCGGTCACGCAGGTCGACCACGTCTTCGTCATGACCAAGGGCGGCCCATCCAACGCGACCAATCTCGTGCTGTTCTACATCTACCAACAGGCGGTCGAGCACTACGACATCGGCAAGGCTTCGGCAGCGACACTGCTGACGCTTGCGGCGCTGATGGGCCTCACCGCGCTCTCCTTCCGGACGATGGCAAACCGCGAGGGCGGGTCATGA
- a CDS encoding phosphodiesterase produces the protein MPFKFIHITDTHLANPGLKLYGLDPRARLDAAIADINKHHVDAAFAVVTGDLTHWGEAESYANFADAMAALKIPYIAMVGNHDRRVACLDGLRSAPRDPNGFVQGTRTTEHGLFVFLDTLDETSHAGEMCAKRLDWLVSTLAAAPADMPFVVFMHHPPFPVGVHAMDEIALAQSAEFAEVIAPYRSRIRHLFFGHVHRPIFGSYGKIPFSTLRGTNHQVWFELDAAAAEHLASHEPPAYGVVLIDGENLVVHSHDFLDSSLRFPFEPPAGVDGRDYALNFPAR, from the coding sequence ATGCCCTTCAAATTCATCCACATCACCGACACGCATCTCGCGAACCCCGGGCTGAAGCTGTATGGCCTCGACCCGCGCGCCCGACTGGACGCTGCGATTGCCGACATCAACAAGCATCACGTAGATGCGGCCTTCGCGGTCGTGACCGGCGACCTCACCCATTGGGGCGAGGCTGAATCTTACGCCAATTTCGCCGACGCAATGGCGGCGTTGAAAATCCCCTACATCGCCATGGTCGGCAATCACGACCGCCGTGTCGCCTGTCTGGACGGCTTGAGGTCCGCCCCGCGCGATCCGAACGGTTTCGTGCAGGGCACGCGCACCACCGAGCACGGTCTGTTCGTGTTTCTGGACACGCTGGACGAAACCAGCCACGCCGGAGAGATGTGTGCCAAGCGTCTCGATTGGCTCGTGAGCACGCTGGCCGCTGCGCCAGCCGACATGCCGTTCGTCGTTTTCATGCACCATCCGCCGTTCCCGGTCGGCGTGCACGCGATGGACGAGATCGCGCTGGCGCAGAGCGCCGAGTTCGCCGAAGTGATCGCGCCCTACCGCTCGCGCATCCGCCACCTCTTCTTCGGCCACGTGCACCGGCCGATCTTCGGCAGCTACGGCAAGATCCCGTTCTCGACGCTTCGCGGCACCAACCACCAGGTCTGGTTCGAGCTCGACGCTGCCGCAGCCGAGCATCTCGCCAGCCATGAGCCGCCGGCCTACGGCGTGGTGCTGATCGACGGCGAGAACCTGGTCGTGCACAGCCACGACTTCCTCGACAGCAGTCTGCGCTTTCCCTTCGAACCACCGGCGGGAGTGGACGGCCGCGACTATGCGCTCAATTTCCCGGCGCGATGA
- a CDS encoding YdiU family protein, producing the protein MTVHFPFQNSYSALPDSFFARVAPTPVAAPRLIKLNRPLAVQLGLDPDVLETPEGAEILAGKTVPAGADPIAMAYAGHQFGQFVPQLGDGRAVLLGEVIDKDGIRRDIQLKGSGPTPFSRRGDGRAALGPVLREYIVSEAMFALGIPTTRSLAAVVTGEHVIRETALPGAVLTRVASSHIRVGTFQFFAVRRDTDAIRRLADHVIARHYPELLGAERPYHALLSGVVARQADLVARWLLVGFIHGVMNTDNSSISGETIDYGPCAFMDSYNPAQVFSSIDEMGRYAYANQPRIALWNLTRLAECLLPLFSDDQEKAVAEAQDILGAFSETFSDAYQAGLRKKVGLFTERDGDDALIQDLLDAMAKNQADFTLTFRKLGDAAGDPAADDARSQFMDPGGIDEWARRWRERTALEPQTAAERQATMHAVNPMFIPRNHRVEAVIQAAVNDDDYAPFEELVKVLAKPFENQPDYAAYADPPLPEQRVLQTFCGT; encoded by the coding sequence ATGACAGTCCATTTCCCGTTCCAGAACTCCTATTCGGCGCTGCCGGACAGCTTTTTCGCCCGGGTCGCACCGACGCCGGTGGCGGCGCCCCGGCTGATCAAGCTGAACCGGCCGCTGGCGGTCCAGCTCGGGCTCGATCCTGACGTGCTGGAGACCCCTGAGGGGGCCGAAATTCTGGCCGGCAAAACGGTTCCCGCCGGCGCCGATCCCATCGCCATGGCCTACGCCGGCCATCAGTTCGGACAGTTCGTGCCCCAGCTGGGCGACGGACGGGCGGTGCTACTCGGCGAAGTCATCGACAAGGACGGCATCCGCCGCGACATTCAGCTCAAGGGCTCGGGACCCACGCCGTTCTCCCGCCGCGGCGACGGCCGTGCCGCGCTCGGGCCGGTGCTGCGTGAATATATCGTGAGCGAGGCGATGTTCGCGCTGGGCATCCCGACGACGCGCTCACTCGCTGCCGTCGTCACCGGCGAGCACGTCATCCGCGAAACCGCGCTGCCCGGCGCGGTGCTGACCCGCGTCGCCTCGAGCCACATCCGCGTCGGCACCTTCCAGTTCTTCGCGGTCCGCCGCGACACCGATGCGATCCGGAGGCTCGCCGACCATGTGATCGCCCGCCACTATCCGGAGCTGCTCGGCGCCGAGCGGCCCTATCACGCGCTGCTGTCCGGCGTCGTCGCGCGCCAGGCCGATCTCGTCGCACGCTGGCTGCTGGTCGGCTTCATCCACGGCGTGATGAACACAGACAACTCATCGATATCAGGCGAGACCATCGATTACGGTCCGTGCGCGTTCATGGATTCCTATAATCCGGCGCAGGTGTTTTCCTCGATCGACGAGATGGGCCGCTACGCCTATGCCAACCAGCCGCGCATCGCGCTGTGGAATCTGACGCGGCTGGCCGAATGCCTGCTGCCGCTGTTCTCCGACGATCAGGAAAAGGCGGTCGCGGAAGCCCAGGACATTCTCGGCGCCTTCTCCGAGACGTTCAGCGACGCCTATCAGGCGGGCCTGCGCAAGAAGGTCGGCCTGTTCACGGAACGCGATGGCGACGATGCGCTGATCCAGGACCTGCTCGACGCCATGGCCAAGAACCAGGCCGACTTCACCCTCACCTTCCGCAAGCTTGGTGACGCCGCTGGTGATCCGGCTGCCGACGATGCACGCTCCCAGTTCATGGACCCCGGGGGGATCGATGAATGGGCCAGGCGCTGGCGCGAGCGCACGGCGCTTGAGCCGCAAACCGCAGCCGAACGGCAAGCCACCATGCACGCCGTCAACCCGATGTTCATCCCGCGCAACCACCGCGTCGAGGCCGTGATCCAGGCGGCGGTCAACGATGACGACTACGCGCCGTTCGAGGAGCTGGTGAAGGTGCTGGCAAAGCCGTTCGAGAACCAGCCGGATTACGCCGCCTACGCCGATCCCCCGCTGCCAGAGCAGCGAGTGCTGCAGACGTTCTGCGGGACGTAG
- the aspS gene encoding aspartate--tRNA ligase, producing MHRYRSHTCGALRESNIGETVRLSGWVHRVRDHGGVLFIDLRDHYGLTQCVVDPDSPAFSQAEKLRSEFVVKMDGKVRRRPEGTDNDDLPTGKIEIYVSDIEVLGPAGDLPLPVFGDQEYPEDIRLKYRFLDLRREKLHQNIMTRVEIIKSMRRRMEGQGFFEFNTPILTASSPEGARDFLVPSRIHPGKFYALPQAPQQYKQLLMMSGFDRYFQIAPCFRDEDPRADRLPGEFYQLDVEMSFVTQEDVFSAMEPVITGVFEEFAKGKPVTKGWRRIPFAEALRKYGSDKPDLRNPIEMQDVSEHFRGSGFKVFARMLEDPKNQVWAIPAPGGGSRAFCDRMNSWAQGEGQPGLGYIMWREGGEGAGPLANNIGAERTAAIRAQIGVKEGDAAFFVAGDPDKFWKFSGLARNKVGEELNLTDKERFELAWIVDFPMYEYNEEDKKVDFSHNPFSMPQGGLDALKGQDPLTIKAFQYDITCNGYEIASGGIRNHVPEAMVKAFEIAGYGEQEVVDRFGGMYRAFQYGAPPHGGMAAGVDRIVMLLCGTNNLREISLFPMNQQAMDLLMGAPSDATPKQLRELHVKVNLPQK from the coding sequence ATGCATCGCTACCGGTCACATACATGCGGCGCGCTCCGCGAGAGCAACATCGGCGAGACGGTCCGCCTTTCAGGCTGGGTCCATCGCGTTCGCGACCATGGCGGCGTGCTGTTCATCGACCTGCGCGACCATTACGGCCTGACCCAGTGCGTGGTCGATCCGGACTCGCCGGCGTTCTCGCAGGCCGAGAAGCTGCGTTCGGAATTCGTGGTCAAGATGGACGGCAAGGTCCGCCGCCGCCCCGAAGGCACCGACAATGACGATTTGCCGACCGGCAAGATCGAGATCTATGTCAGCGACATCGAAGTGCTGGGCCCGGCCGGTGATTTGCCACTGCCGGTGTTCGGCGACCAGGAATATCCCGAGGACATCCGCCTGAAGTACCGCTTCCTCGACCTGCGCCGCGAGAAGCTGCACCAGAACATCATGACGCGCGTCGAAATCATCAAGTCGATGCGCCGGCGCATGGAGGGGCAGGGCTTCTTCGAGTTCAACACGCCGATCCTGACCGCGTCCTCGCCGGAGGGCGCGCGCGACTTCCTGGTGCCGTCGCGCATCCATCCCGGCAAGTTCTACGCGCTGCCGCAGGCGCCGCAGCAGTACAAGCAGCTCTTGATGATGTCGGGCTTCGATCGCTACTTCCAGATCGCGCCCTGCTTCCGCGACGAGGACCCGCGCGCGGATCGTCTGCCGGGCGAATTCTACCAGCTCGACGTCGAAATGAGTTTTGTGACTCAAGAGGACGTCTTCTCGGCTATGGAGCCTGTCATCACCGGCGTGTTCGAGGAGTTCGCCAAGGGCAAGCCGGTGACCAAGGGCTGGCGCCGGATTCCGTTCGCGGAAGCCTTGCGCAAGTACGGCTCCGACAAGCCGGACCTGCGCAATCCGATCGAGATGCAGGACGTCTCCGAACACTTCCGCGGCTCCGGCTTCAAGGTGTTCGCGCGCATGTTGGAGGACCCCAAGAACCAGGTGTGGGCGATCCCGGCGCCGGGCGGCGGTTCTCGCGCCTTCTGCGACCGCATGAATTCCTGGGCGCAGGGCGAGGGACAGCCGGGCCTTGGCTACATCATGTGGCGCGAGGGCGGCGAAGGTGCCGGTCCGCTCGCCAACAACATCGGTGCTGAGCGCACCGCCGCGATCCGCGCGCAGATCGGCGTGAAGGAAGGCGATGCCGCCTTCTTCGTCGCCGGCGATCCCGACAAGTTCTGGAAGTTCTCAGGCTTGGCCCGCAACAAGGTCGGCGAGGAGTTGAACCTCACCGACAAGGAGCGGTTTGAGCTGGCCTGGATCGTCGACTTCCCGATGTACGAGTACAACGAAGAGGACAAGAAGGTCGACTTCTCGCACAACCCGTTCTCGATGCCGCAGGGTGGCCTCGATGCCTTGAAGGGCCAGGACCCGCTGACCATCAAGGCGTTCCAGTACGACATCACCTGCAACGGCTACGAGATCGCCTCGGGCGGCATCCGCAACCACGTGCCGGAAGCGATGGTGAAGGCGTTCGAGATCGCCGGCTATGGCGAGCAGGAAGTCGTCGATCGCTTCGGCGGCATGTACCGCGCCTTCCAGTACGGCGCGCCGCCGCATGGCGGCATGGCCGCCGGCGTTGACCGCATCGTCATGCTGTTGTGCGGCACCAACAATCTGCGCGAGATCTCGCTGTTCCCGATGAACCAGCAGGCCATGGACCTCCTGATGGGCGCGCCGTCGGACGCCACCCCCAAGCAGCTCCGCGAGCTGCATGTGAAGGTGAATTTGCCGCAGAAGTGA
- a CDS encoding NADP-dependent malic enzyme has translation MSSYSDDLHQAALAYHRLPRPGKLEIQASKPLANQRDLALAYSPGVAAACMEIAKNPAEAATLTIRSNLVAVVSNGTAVLGLGNIGPLASKPVMEGKAVLFKKFAGIDVFDIEIAADTIERVVETVAALEPTFGGINLEDIRGPECFEIEAQLKERMKIPVFHDDQHGTAIIVAAAITNGLRLNGKNLSDVKIVASGAGAAALATLNLLVSMGAQRKNIWVCDIDGLVHEGRNTTMDRWKAVYAQKTDKRTLADVIGGADIFIGLSAPGVLKPEMAKAMGDKPLIMALANPTPEIMPEEARKVRPDAMICTGRSDFPNQVNNVLCFPFIFRGALDVGASAINEEMKHAAVEAIAQLAREAPSDAVAQGFDTGETQGFGPGSLIPSPFDPRLILRIAPAVAKAAMESGVATRPITNFDEYTALLERFAFRSGLVMKPMFAKAKTQPVRVIYAEGEDERVLRATQVVLEEKLATPILVGRPSVVEARIKRFGLSIKAGKDFDLVNPEDDPRYRSYVQSYVEVAGRRGVTPDAARTVVRTNNTVIAALAVVRGEADAMLCGVEGRYMSHLRHVREIVGFTPGISDYAALALLITSKGAFFIADTQVRPNPSAEELAEIASLAAVHVQRFNIKPKIAFVSHSDFGSYDTESSRKMRRATQLLKEKHPELEADGEMQGDTALSAAARKMVLPHSNLEGEANIMIMPSLDTANVAYQMIKSLADALPVGPILIGPARPAHILTPSVTARGILNMTAVAVVEAQERASRQQPTLFT, from the coding sequence ATGTCGTCTTATTCCGATGATCTCCACCAGGCGGCGCTCGCCTATCACCGTCTGCCGCGCCCCGGAAAGCTCGAGATTCAGGCGAGCAAGCCGCTCGCCAACCAGCGTGACCTCGCGCTGGCCTATTCTCCCGGCGTCGCCGCCGCCTGCATGGAGATCGCCAAGAATCCGGCGGAAGCGGCGACGCTGACGATCCGCTCCAATCTGGTCGCCGTGGTTTCGAACGGCACCGCCGTGCTCGGCCTCGGCAATATCGGTCCGCTGGCCTCGAAGCCGGTGATGGAGGGCAAGGCGGTCCTGTTCAAGAAATTTGCCGGTATCGACGTGTTCGACATCGAGATCGCGGCCGATACCATCGAGCGCGTGGTCGAGACGGTGGCCGCGCTCGAGCCGACCTTCGGCGGCATCAATCTCGAGGACATCCGCGGACCGGAATGCTTTGAGATCGAGGCGCAGCTCAAGGAGCGCATGAAGATCCCGGTCTTCCATGACGACCAGCATGGCACCGCGATCATCGTCGCCGCCGCGATCACCAATGGCCTGCGCCTGAACGGCAAGAACCTGTCGGACGTCAAGATCGTGGCATCGGGAGCAGGGGCCGCAGCGCTCGCGACACTGAACCTGCTGGTGTCGATGGGCGCGCAGCGCAAGAACATCTGGGTCTGCGACATCGACGGCCTCGTTCACGAAGGTCGCAACACCACGATGGACCGTTGGAAGGCGGTCTATGCGCAGAAGACCGACAAGCGCACCCTCGCCGACGTCATCGGCGGCGCCGACATCTTCATCGGCCTCTCCGCACCGGGCGTGCTCAAGCCCGAGATGGCCAAGGCGATGGGCGACAAGCCGCTCATCATGGCGCTCGCGAATCCGACGCCGGAGATCATGCCGGAGGAGGCGCGCAAGGTGCGTCCCGACGCCATGATCTGCACCGGCCGCTCCGATTTTCCGAACCAGGTCAACAACGTCCTGTGCTTTCCCTTCATCTTCCGCGGCGCGCTCGATGTCGGCGCCAGCGCCATCAACGAGGAGATGAAGCACGCCGCCGTCGAGGCCATCGCGCAGCTCGCGCGCGAGGCGCCGTCCGATGCGGTCGCGCAAGGCTTCGATACCGGCGAGACGCAAGGGTTTGGCCCGGGCTCGCTGATCCCGAGTCCTTTTGATCCGAGGTTGATCCTGCGCATCGCGCCGGCGGTGGCGAAGGCCGCGATGGAATCGGGCGTTGCGACCCGGCCCATCACCAATTTCGACGAGTACACCGCGCTGCTCGAGCGCTTCGCGTTCCGCTCCGGCCTCGTCATGAAGCCGATGTTCGCGAAGGCCAAGACCCAGCCGGTGCGGGTGATTTACGCCGAAGGCGAGGACGAGCGCGTGCTGCGCGCGACCCAGGTGGTGCTGGAAGAAAAGCTGGCGACGCCGATCCTGGTCGGACGTCCGTCGGTGGTCGAGGCGCGCATCAAGCGCTTCGGCCTGTCGATCAAGGCCGGCAAGGACTTCGACCTCGTCAATCCCGAGGACGATCCGCGCTACCGCTCCTACGTGCAATCCTATGTCGAGGTCGCCGGCCGCCGCGGCGTCACGCCGGACGCGGCGCGCACGGTGGTGCGCACCAACAACACCGTCATCGCGGCGCTCGCGGTGGTGCGCGGCGAGGCGGACGCCATGCTCTGCGGCGTCGAGGGCCGCTACATGAGCCATCTGCGCCATGTCCGCGAGATCGTCGGCTTCACGCCGGGGATCAGCGACTATGCGGCGCTGGCGCTGCTGATCACGAGCAAGGGCGCCTTCTTCATCGCCGACACCCAGGTGCGGCCCAATCCGAGCGCCGAAGAGCTCGCCGAGATCGCCTCGCTCGCGGCGGTCCACGTCCAACGCTTCAACATCAAGCCGAAGATCGCCTTCGTCTCGCATTCGGATTTCGGCAGCTACGACACGGAATCCTCGCGCAAGATGCGCCGGGCGACCCAGCTCCTGAAGGAGAAGCATCCGGAGCTCGAGGCCGACGGCGAGATGCAGGGCGACACCGCGCTCTCGGCCGCTGCGCGCAAAATGGTGCTGCCGCACTCCAACCTCGAGGGCGAGGCCAACATCATGATCATGCCAAGCCTCGACACCGCCAACGTCGCCTACCAGATGATCAAGTCGCTGGCGGACGCGCTGCCCGTCGGTCCGATCCTGATCGGCCCGGCGCGCCCGGCCCACATCCTCACCCCGTCGGTGACGGCGCGAGGCATCCTCAACATGACCGCGGTCGCTGTGGTGGAAGCGCAGGAGCGCGCGTCGCGGCAGCAGCCGACGCTGTTTACGTAG
- a CDS encoding DoxX family protein, whose product MPAFVTFGRILFAVLFIYTGAARLFAMQATVDFIAAKVVVPDMIAPYAKQIETATAMTTPQLLAIAVGGLEIIAGVMIALNFGARFFAMLMIIYLAVATFLFYDFWNQVPPDNGKMLVDALKNLSIIGALFMIMGYGRATRPAEAAYGDV is encoded by the coding sequence ATGCCAGCGTTCGTGACTTTCGGGCGGATCCTGTTCGCCGTGCTGTTCATCTACACGGGTGCGGCAAGACTGTTTGCCATGCAGGCGACCGTTGATTTCATCGCCGCCAAGGTCGTGGTGCCCGACATGATCGCGCCTTACGCCAAGCAGATCGAGACGGCGACGGCCATGACCACGCCGCAACTGCTGGCGATCGCGGTCGGCGGGCTCGAGATCATCGCGGGGGTGATGATCGCTCTAAATTTCGGCGCGCGCTTCTTCGCGATGCTGATGATCATCTATCTCGCGGTCGCGACCTTCCTGTTCTACGACTTCTGGAATCAGGTGCCGCCCGACAACGGCAAGATGCTGGTCGACGCGCTCAAGAACCTGTCGATCATCGGCGCGCTGTTCATGATCATGGGCTATGGCCGCGCCACGCGTCCGGCCGAGGCGGCCTACGGGGACGTGTAA